In Blautia wexlerae DSM 19850, a single window of DNA contains:
- a CDS encoding IS4 family transposase — MNRTNICKNIVQSIKDYITDQVKLEPHRVEKHFVRRRKLSLLQVIIYLFFSSKASMFQNLSQIREELGTLSFPDVSKQALSKARQFINPSLFKELYYLSVDLFYSQIPSRKLWQGYHLFAVDGSRIELPNSKSTFDFFGEMSSYPDPNRRYTMGLASIIYDVLDDYILHASIHKFLSSERAAALEHLKVLEDMGLYNNSIIIFDRGYYSEDMFRYCVEHGHLCVMRLKEGINLSKKCNGDMISILQGTSKEGTSDVPIRVLEIPLDDGTKEYLATNLFDPAVTKDMFRELYFYRWPVELKYKELKSRFAMEEFSGATAVSIQQEFYINMLLSNLASLIKNEADEEIQISAKSTNKFRYQANRAFIIGRIKSIVPKILCGLFELSIIEQLYTDAVRCRSQLLPGRSFPRKKLKSKGRSHFRNKKASF, encoded by the coding sequence ATGAATCGAACTAATATTTGTAAAAATATCGTCCAATCCATTAAAGATTATATCACAGATCAAGTTAAACTGGAACCCCATCGGGTGGAAAAACATTTTGTACGGCGAAGAAAACTTTCACTTTTGCAAGTTATTATTTATCTGTTCTTTTCTTCAAAAGCTTCCATGTTCCAGAATCTTTCACAGATCAGAGAAGAACTTGGCACACTTTCTTTTCCGGATGTTTCAAAACAGGCACTTTCCAAAGCCAGACAGTTCATTAATCCTTCACTGTTTAAGGAACTTTATTATCTTTCTGTTGATCTGTTTTACAGCCAGATCCCTTCAAGAAAGCTGTGGCAGGGTTATCATCTTTTTGCAGTAGATGGTTCCAGGATCGAACTTCCGAATTCAAAATCAACTTTTGATTTCTTTGGTGAAATGTCCAGCTATCCTGATCCAAACCGACGTTATACCATGGGACTGGCTTCCATAATTTATGATGTTCTGGATGATTATATCCTTCATGCATCTATCCATAAATTTCTTTCCTCTGAACGAGCAGCTGCATTAGAACATCTTAAAGTTCTTGAAGATATGGGACTATATAACAACAGTATTATTATTTTTGACAGAGGTTATTATTCAGAAGATATGTTCCGCTACTGTGTAGAGCATGGGCATCTCTGTGTTATGAGACTGAAAGAGGGAATCAATTTATCTAAAAAATGCAATGGTGATATGATTTCCATTCTTCAGGGAACTTCAAAAGAAGGTACTTCCGATGTACCTATACGTGTCCTTGAGATTCCGCTTGATGATGGCACAAAAGAATATCTTGCAACAAACCTGTTTGATCCTGCTGTTACAAAAGATATGTTCCGGGAACTTTACTTCTACAGATGGCCTGTAGAACTTAAGTACAAAGAACTAAAAAGCCGCTTTGCCATGGAAGAGTTTTCCGGTGCTACTGCAGTGTCTATACAGCAGGAATTTTATATAAATATGCTTTTATCGAATCTGGCCTCCCTTATAAAAAATGAAGCAGATGAGGAAATACAGATTTCTGCCAAAAGCACAAATAAGTTCCGTTATCAGGCCAATCGTGCATTTATCATTGGACGGATCAAAAGTATTGTTCCCAAAATACTCTGCGGACTGTTTGAGCTTTCAATTATTGAACAGTTATATACAGATGCTGTACGCTGCAGATCACAGCTCCTGCCCGGCAGGTCGTTTCCAAGGAAGAAATTGAAATCCAAGGGACGTTCACATTTTCGAAATAAAAAAGCTTCTTTTTAA
- a CDS encoding DUF6618 family protein, whose product MGSYYQCSDPDSNEKNWTGHIRPLNINRNEFEVTARGSTFHLLVGKHAYGKYLCIPNWGIGTEISSLSDCFWNRGRLEQDYSELSKVDVISIVKALEALSSYVTL is encoded by the coding sequence ATGGGATCCTATTACCAGTGCAGTGATCCGGACAGCAATGAAAAAAACTGGACCGGTCATATCCGTCCATTAAACATAAACAGAAATGAGTTTGAGGTGACCGCCCGTGGAAGCACTTTCCATCTGCTGGTAGGAAAACATGCATATGGAAAGTATCTGTGTATTCCCAACTGGGGGATCGGCACAGAAATATCGTCCCTGTCGGACTGCTTCTGGAACAGGGGACGCCTTGAACAGGACTATTCGGAGCTGTCAAAGGTGGACGTCATCAGTATCGTAAAAGCACTTGAAGCACTCAGCTCATATGTAACATTGTAA
- a CDS encoding NAD(P)-dependent oxidoreductase — protein sequence MKSAGTQMCSYNYIGDCASAIITVLINGKCGEAYNTANPDVRLTIAQLAEIIASAANRKVVFADPDDVDLAYRTPIAKQVLSSKKLENLGWSGVFSSEIGVKHTLDILLGK from the coding sequence ATGAAAAGTGCTGGAACACAAATGTGTAGCTATAACTATATTGGTGATTGTGCTTCGGCAATTATTACAGTTCTTATTAACGGAAAATGTGGTGAGGCTTATAATACAGCAAATCCGGATGTTAGACTTACAATTGCACAGTTAGCAGAGATAATAGCATCAGCAGCAAATCGCAAAGTAGTATTCGCTGATCCAGATGATGTTGATTTAGCTTACAGAACACCGATTGCAAAACAGGTGTTAAGTAGCAAAAAATTAGAGAATCTTGGTTGGAGTGGTGTATTTAGTTCGGAAATCGGAGTAAAGCACACTTTGGATATCTTGCTAGGAAAGTAG
- a CDS encoding group II intron maturase-specific domain-containing protein produces MRTCRLQEIIAKLNQILTGYYHYYGITDNIESITAFRYNIMRGLFYCLNRRSQKKSYNWVV; encoded by the coding sequence ATGAGAACATGCAGATTACAAGAGATTATTGCAAAACTTAACCAGATACTAACTGGTTATTACCATTACTATGGAATTACGGACAATATAGAAAGTATAACGGCATTCCGATATAACATCATGAGAGGCCTGTTCTATTGTCTGAACCGGAGAAGCCAGAAGAAAAGCTATAATTGGGTAGTATGA
- a CDS encoding NAD-dependent epimerase/dehydratase family protein, with protein sequence MKISCGNVRVRHQIDVGVRPYEVCYPTSKRAAENLCASYSKQYGMETVVVRPCHTYGPSITPTDNRANVQFISRNVLV encoded by the coding sequence GTGAAGATATCCTGTGGGAATGTCCGGGTCCGACACCAAATAGATGTCGGGGTCAGACCCTATGAAGTATGCTATCCTACAAGTAAAAGAGCAGCAGAAAACCTCTGCGCATCTTATAGTAAACAGTATGGCATGGAAACTGTAGTGGTTAGACCTTGTCATACTTATGGACCTAGTATTACTCCAACAGATAACCGTGCAAATGTTCAGTTCATTAGTAGAAATGTACTAGTATGA